Proteins from one Gammaproteobacteria bacterium genomic window:
- a CDS encoding YraN family protein: protein MAPLAKGQEVEKACRSFLLSQKINIIAGNFRSKYGEIDLIGTEKNTLIFFEVRYRKKNSYGSPVESVTLTKQQRIYKTALFFIMKHPDFHYYSYRFDIIGASPYNGELIFNWQKNAFQEP, encoded by the coding sequence TTGGCTCCACTAGCTAAGGGGCAGGAAGTTGAAAAAGCATGCCGCAGTTTTCTTCTAAGCCAAAAAATTAACATCATTGCTGGTAATTTTCGATCAAAATATGGTGAAATTGATTTGATTGGAACGGAGAAAAATACTCTTATCTTTTTTGAAGTGCGCTATAGAAAAAAAAATAGCTATGGCAGCCCCGTTGAGTCTGTGACACTAACAAAGCAACAACGCATCTACAAAACCGCCCTCTTTTTTATCATGAAACACCCTGATTTTCACTATTATTCATATCGGTTTGATATTATTGGCGCTTCCCCTTACAATGGCGAGCTAATATTTAATTGGCAAAAAAACGCCTTTCAAGAGCCTTAA